One Silene latifolia isolate original U9 population chromosome 4, ASM4854445v1, whole genome shotgun sequence DNA segment encodes these proteins:
- the LOC141652789 gene encoding transcription factor SRM1-like has translation MPNLASWTREEEKAFENGIALHMTEQLSDEWEKIASLVPTKTIQELREHYQVLVDDVNAIESGKVTLPDYTNGSGNGNEEAMLSSSSKENYSQSSKEQKGNSNNGNGFAGFGASSMGNASKASKLEQERKKGIPWTEEEHRLFLLGLDKFGKGDWRSISRNYVITRTPTQVASHAQKYFIRLNSMNRDRRRSSIHDITSVNGAGLAANQAPITGQQNPAPTQAVGGAVAATGVNKHRAQPGIGMYGTQIGHPVTGQTVPPLVPPHMGSAVGTPLMLPPPGHHPHHPHHPHYAVPMAYPMAPPPMHR, from the exons ATGCCTAACTTAGCTAGTTGGACAAGGGAAGAAGAGAAAGCATTTGAGAATGGAATTGCATTGCATATGACAGAACAACTAAGTGATGAATGGGAAAAGATTGCTTCTTTAGTTCCTACAAAAACTATTCAAGAATTAAGGGAACATTACCAAGTTTTGGTAGATGATGTGAACGCTATAGAATCGGGGAAAGTAACGCTCCCCGATTATACAAATGGGAGCGGGAATGGGAATGAAGAAGCGATGTTGTCGAGTTCTAGTAAAGAGAATTATAGTCAATCTTCTAAGGAGCAGAAAGGAAATTCTAATAATGGAAATGGGTTTGCTGGATTTGGTGCTTCTTCAATGGGAAACGCGTCGAAAGCGTCTAAATTGGAACAAGAACGCAAGAAAGGGATTCCTTGGACTGAAGAAGAGCACAG GTTATTTTTACTCGGACTAGACAAATTTGGGAAAGGAGACTGGAGAAGCATATCAAGGAATTATGTGATAACAAGAACACCAACACAAGTAGCTAGCCATGCTCAAAAGTACTTCATTCGACTAAACTCGATGAATAGAGATAGAAGAAGGTCTAGCATCCACGACATAACAAGCGTGAATGGAGCCGGTTTAGCAGCAAACCAAGCCCCAATAACCGGACAACAAAATCCGGCCCCAACTCAAGCTGTTGGTGGAGCTGTCGCAGCAACGGGAGTTAATAAACATCGGGCTCAACCCGGGATAGGAATGTATGGGACACAAATAGGGCACCCAGTCACAGGACAGACAGTGCCTCCACTAGTCCCGCCTCATATGGGATCCGCGGTTGGGACCCCACTCATGCTTCCACCACCtggtcatcatcctcatcatcctcatcatcccCATTACGCTGTTCCCATGGCGTATCCTATGGCGCCCCCGCCTATGCACCGGTAG
- the LOC141652791 gene encoding calnexin homolog — protein sequence MVMTRTSSKLAMTAIVLILAYSMTVLASNIIFYESFDVSFQGRWTVSEKDGYNGVWKHEKSEGHDDYGLLVSEKARKYAIVTELEKPVELKEKTVVLQFETRLQDGLECGGAYLKYLRPQEAGWVPKDFDNESPYSIMFGPDKCGFTNKVHFILKHKNPKSGEYVEHHLKSPPSITIDKLSHVYTAILTPDNGVRILIDGEEKKKVNLLSAEDFEPAIIPPKTIPDPDEKKPEDWDEREKIPDPEAKKPDDWDEDAPLEIEDEEAEKPEGWLDDEPEEIDDPESAKPEDWDDEEDGEWEPLKIENPKCAEAPGCGEWKRPTKRNPAFKGKWHAPLIDNPAYKGIWKPQEIPNPDYFELSSPNFEPIAAVGIEIWTMQDGILFDNILIAGNEETAEKYRQTKWKPKFDAEKEKQKAEEAAAESSEGLSGIQKNVFDLLHKVADVPFLAAYKPKILELIEKAETQPNATIGVLVSVFVVLVSLVFKILFGGKKPAAPVPKAAKPAAPETSSTKDSSDDKDGETEKEGAAPRRRTRRD from the exons ATGGTGATGACTCGAACATCATCCAAACTTGCAATGACGGCGATTGTACTCATCCTCGCTTACTCCATGACTGTCCTAGCTTCTAATATT ATCTTTTACGAGTCGTTTGATGTATCGTTCCAAGGACGATGGACTGTTTCTGAGAAAGACGGATATAACG GTGTTTGGAAGCATGAAAAGAGTGAAGGACATGATGATTATGGGCTTTTAGTCAGTGAGAAGGCGAGAAAGTATGCCATCGTGACAGAACTTGAGAAGCCTGTGGAGTTGAAGGAGAAAACTGTTGTTCTCCAATTTGAAACTCGGCTCCAGGATGGTCTGGAATGTGGAGGTGCTTACTTAAAGTATCTCCGTCCCCAGGAAGCTGGATGGGTACCAAAGGACTTTGATAATGAATCACCTTACTCTATAATGTTTGGACCTGACAAATGTGGATTCACAAACAAGGTTCATTTTATCTTGAAGCACAAGAACCCAAAGAGCGGAGAATATGTTGAACACCATCTTAAGAGTCCACCATCTATTACTATTGATAAATTGAGCCACGTATATACTGCCATTTTGACGCCTGACAATGGGGTGCGTATTCTTATTGACGGTGAGGAGAAGAAGAAGGTCAACTTGTTATCAGCTGAAGATTTTGAACCTGCTATCATCCCACCAAAGACAATTCCTGACCCGGATGAGAAGAAACCCGAGGACTGGGATGAGAGAGAAAAGATTCCTGACCCTGAGGCAAAAAAGCCTGATGATTGGGATGAGGATGCACCATTAGAGATTGAAGATGAGGAGGCAGAGAAGCCTGAAGGATGGTTGGATGATGAACCTGAGGAAATTGATGACCCAGAGTCGGCAAAGCCTGAAGATTGGGACGATGAAGAAGATGGTGAATGGGAGCCACTAAAGATTGAGAACCCAAAATGTGCTGAAGCACCTGGTTGTGGTGAGTGGAAGAGGCCAACGAAGAGAAACCCGGCTTTCAAGGGAAAATGGCATGCCCCACTAATCGACAACCCGGCCTACAAAGGAATTTGGAAGCCACAAGAGATTCCTAACCCTGACTATTTTGAGCTTTCTTCTCCAAACTTTGAGCCTATTGCTGCCGTGGGTATTGAGATCTGGACCATGCAAGACGGCATACTATTTGACAACATTTTGATAGCCGGTAATGAGGAGACTGCTGAGAAATACAGGCAGACCAAATGGAAGCCGAAATTTGACGCTGAAAAAGAGAAGCAAAAGGCTGAGGAGGCAGCTGCTGAGTCATCAGAAGGTTTATCAGGCATCCAG AAAAATGTTTTTGATCTCCTACACAAGGTTGCAGACGTCCCGTTTTTGGCAGCTTACAAACCTAAAATTCTT GAACTCATTGAGAAAGCAGAGACACAACCCAATGCCACTATTGGTGTCCTAGTCTCCGTATTTGTGGTCCTTGTTAGCCTTGTCTTCAAGATTCTTTTCGGTGGCAAGAAACCT GCGGCCCCAGTTCCCAAGGCAGCTAAGCCTGCTGCCCCAGAGACCTCAAGCACGAAGGACAGCTCTGACGATAAGGATGGTGAGACCGAGAAGGAAGGAGCAGCTCCTCGGAGGAGAACTAGGCGTGACTAG
- the LOC141652028 gene encoding uncharacterized protein LOC141652028, with product MAMRTTMTNLVKGITPVFKNVRNMATIAETSPKLEAHATTNRYKRSLKEELLPKGKPLGDYVPVYVALGMITLSVSLGLYTAKQELLHGPDVRVKKTRRETLPEVVEPEVVAREAEDYIKKSLFRKVAHVQEFETSLPNPVRGHLLSKEPKVESLKTVGIDPVQVGP from the exons ATGGCTATGCGGACAACAATG ACTAACCTCGTCAAGGGAATAACGCCGGTGTTCAAGAATGTCCGTAACATGGCAACAATCGCAGAAACAAGTCCAAAACTAGAAGCACATGCCACAACAAATAGATATAAGAGGAGCCTAAAAGAAGAGTTGTTACCAAAGGGAAAACCCTTAGGAGATTACGTACCCGTATACGTAGCTTTGGGAATGATCACTCTTTCCGTCTCACTTGGTCTATACACTGCTAAGCAAGAGCTTCTCCACGGCCCTGACGTCCGTGTCAAGAAGACTCGCCGTGAGACGCTTCCTGAGGTTGTCGAACCGGAagttgtggctcgtgaagctgagGATTATATTAAGAAGTCTTTGTTTAGGAAGGTAGCTCATGTTCAAGAGTTTGAGACTTCTCTGCCTAACCCTGTTCGTGGTCATCTGTTATCCAA AGAACCAAAGGTGGAGTCATTGAAGACGGTGGGAATCGATCCTGTTCAAGTTGGTCCCTAG